The Bacteroidales bacterium genome contains a region encoding:
- a CDS encoding TIGR02757 family protein, giving the protein MKLKKADLREFLDEKANKYNNSDFIESDPISIPHSFTEKEDIEISGFLAAAISWGNRKMIIRNATRMMELMGNAPFDFVLNHKPEELKRLRGFVHRTFNADDFIYFIKALQHIYLEKNGLEALFREYSTNDSLQPAIHHVRNIFFELPHSSRTERQLSDPFKGSAAKKINMYLRWMVRNDNRGVDFGIWDSISPSILSCPLDVHSGNVARKLGLITRNQNDSKAVNELDMNLREMDSEDPVKYDFALFGLGVFEGF; this is encoded by the coding sequence ATGAAGCTAAAGAAAGCTGATCTCAGGGAGTTTCTTGATGAGAAAGCAAATAAATATAACAACAGCGATTTTATTGAATCAGACCCGATAAGCATTCCTCACTCATTTACAGAAAAAGAAGATATTGAGATCTCCGGTTTTCTTGCAGCTGCCATTTCGTGGGGAAACAGAAAGATGATAATAAGAAATGCAACCCGGATGATGGAACTGATGGGCAATGCACCTTTTGATTTCGTTCTGAACCATAAGCCTGAAGAACTTAAAAGGCTAAGGGGATTTGTACACAGGACATTCAACGCCGATGACTTTATTTACTTCATAAAAGCCCTTCAGCATATATACCTTGAGAAGAACGGACTGGAAGCACTTTTCAGGGAATACAGCACAAATGATTCTCTGCAGCCTGCTATTCATCATGTCAGGAACATATTTTTTGAGCTGCCTCATTCCTCACGCACCGAGAGACAGCTCTCTGATCCGTTTAAAGGATCAGCAGCAAAAAAAATAAACATGTACCTGCGCTGGATGGTAAGAAACGACAACAGGGGTGTTGACTTCGGGATCTGGGATTCTATTTCGCCCTCAATCCTTTCGTGCCCGCTTGATGTGCATTCAGGTAATGTTGCTAGGAAACTCGGGTTGATAACACGGAATCAGAATGACTCTAAAGCGGTTAATGAATTGGATATGAATCTCCGTGAGATGGATAGTGAGGACCCGGTAAAATACGATTTTGCCCTTTTCGGACTAGGTGTTTTTGAAGGTTTCTGA
- a CDS encoding mandelate racemase/muconate lactonizing enzyme family protein, whose translation MKTSRRNFLATTITAGIATVIPGFDQIKGSVNDRYKILDDILKKPVLKRDLFREPVIIERVELLRYNDSFLCRVISEKGEVGISVSNDMQMRSLYPVFMNRIKPYFKGKDARDLENLLEGVYVYQSNYKLQNLALWVPLATVEFAILDMLGQISGKSIGELIGTIHNRDIAVYQANGDRGISAEKTIERMLKEVEESKAKAVKFKVGGRMSNNYEAPAGRTEKLIPLVRKTFGDKMVCYADSNGSYTADEAIRIGKLLEEYKMDFYEEPVPFDWYEETKQVSDALKIPVAGGEQEPSLHMFRWLIANDALEIVQPDMFYFGGMVRSIKVARMAQAFEKACTPHISDSGLGYLYMMHFVSAIPNPGLYHEFKGFNNEIPFTCPTSSLESNDGIITVPTGPGLGISIEKSYLDKHSIVR comes from the coding sequence ATGAAAACTAGCAGAAGAAACTTTCTTGCAACCACGATTACTGCAGGAATCGCAACAGTAATTCCGGGGTTTGATCAAATAAAAGGATCTGTTAACGACCGGTATAAAATTCTGGATGATATCTTGAAGAAACCTGTCCTGAAGAGGGATCTCTTCAGGGAACCGGTAATTATCGAAAGGGTTGAACTCCTCAGGTATAATGATTCATTTCTGTGCAGGGTTATATCAGAAAAGGGAGAAGTGGGAATTTCAGTATCCAACGACATGCAGATGAGGTCGTTGTATCCTGTATTCATGAACAGGATAAAACCATATTTTAAGGGAAAGGATGCAAGAGATCTTGAAAATCTTCTTGAAGGTGTTTATGTTTATCAGAGCAATTACAAACTTCAGAATCTTGCATTATGGGTCCCCCTTGCTACGGTCGAATTTGCAATACTCGACATGCTGGGACAAATATCGGGAAAAAGTATCGGGGAACTTATAGGAACCATACATAACAGGGACATCGCTGTTTACCAGGCTAATGGTGATAGGGGTATAAGTGCAGAAAAGACAATTGAGCGGATGCTTAAGGAAGTTGAAGAGTCAAAGGCTAAAGCGGTGAAATTCAAAGTTGGCGGAAGAATGAGCAATAATTATGAAGCTCCGGCAGGAAGGACAGAAAAGCTAATCCCGCTTGTAAGAAAAACTTTTGGAGACAAAATGGTATGTTATGCAGATTCAAACGGTTCATATACTGCTGATGAAGCGATAAGGATAGGGAAATTGCTGGAAGAATACAAAATGGATTTTTACGAGGAGCCTGTTCCCTTCGACTGGTATGAAGAAACAAAGCAAGTATCTGACGCATTAAAGATCCCTGTAGCAGGTGGTGAACAGGAGCCAAGTCTGCATATGTTCCGCTGGCTGATAGCCAACGATGCTCTTGAAATAGTTCAGCCCGATATGTTCTATTTTGGTGGAATGGTAAGGTCGATAAAAGTAGCAAGAATGGCTCAGGCTTTCGAAAAGGCGTGTACACCGCATATTTCTGACTCCGGCTTAGGTTATCTATATATGATGCATTTTGTTTCGGCCATTCCCAATCCGGGACTTTATCATGAATTCAAAGGCTTTAATAATGAAATCCCATTTACCTGTCCAACATCTTCATTAGAAAGCAATGATGGAATAATAACGGTTCCAAC
- the mutS gene encoding DNA mismatch repair protein MutS, with translation MSDLHKYVETPLMKQYYDIKTKHPDAILLFRVGDFYETFGDDAIRTSEILGITLTRRANGSASFVELAGFPYHALDTYLPRLVRAGQRVAICEQLEDPKLTKKIVKRGIIELVTPGVSLNENVLNHKENNFLAAVHIDKKIAGVAFLDISTGEFLTSEGTIEYIDQMLNNFQPKEVLFEKGKKDLFLEYFGPKFYTFKLDDWIFRPEAANDRLTKQFETSSLKGFGVQNLTYGVIAAGAILYYLDITQHEQLGHITNLSRIEENRYVWLDKFTIKNLELFHSPYEGARTLIDVMDRTISPMGGRLLKRWLALPLKDMQPVNERLDIVQYLTENPASKDEIAALIRQVGDLERLISKVAVSRINPREVVQLKRALFAIEPLKEICNNSGSIPLVKLAEQLNPCKLIADKIEKELNNDPPVQITKGNAIASGISEELDELRKIQYHGKEYLEDLQKRESERTGITSLKVSFNNVFGYYIEVRNTHKDKVPPEWIRKQTLVSAERYITEELKEYESKILGAEEKIISLETRLFNDIVLAILEYIPPIQLNSSLIARLDCLQSFAVISSEKNYVRPLLNDTRVLDITEGRHPVIEKQLPTGESYVPNDLVLDTEDQQIVILTGPNMSGKSALLRQTALIVLMAQTGCFVPAKAAKIGMVDKIFTRVGASDNISLGESTFMVEMNETASILNNLSDRSLVLLDEIGRGTSTYDGISIAWAMVEYLHENKFRAKTLFATHYHELNEMENSFSRVKNYNVSIKELNNKVIFLRKLKRGGSEHSFGIHVARMAGMPKSVVTRADEILKELEQSHEKKELKKPIADIAGHREGMQLSIFQLDDPVLKQIRDEILEIDIDNLTPVEALNKLYNIKKHLK, from the coding sequence ATGTCTGATCTCCATAAGTATGTAGAGACACCGCTGATGAAGCAGTATTACGACATCAAGACCAAGCATCCTGATGCAATACTTCTATTCAGGGTAGGTGATTTTTATGAGACTTTTGGAGATGATGCAATCAGAACATCTGAAATACTTGGTATTACACTTACCAGAAGAGCTAACGGATCAGCCTCTTTTGTTGAACTTGCCGGTTTCCCTTATCATGCACTTGATACGTATCTTCCGCGTCTGGTAAGAGCCGGACAGAGGGTGGCAATTTGTGAACAGTTGGAAGACCCAAAACTCACCAAGAAGATAGTAAAAAGGGGTATAATCGAGCTTGTAACACCAGGAGTTTCCCTAAATGAGAATGTTCTCAATCATAAGGAGAATAACTTTCTTGCGGCTGTTCACATAGATAAGAAAATTGCAGGCGTAGCTTTTCTGGATATATCCACCGGCGAGTTCCTTACTTCGGAAGGTACTATAGAATATATAGATCAGATGCTGAATAATTTTCAGCCGAAAGAAGTACTTTTTGAGAAAGGAAAGAAAGACCTTTTCCTTGAATACTTTGGACCTAAGTTCTATACCTTTAAGCTCGATGACTGGATCTTCAGACCCGAGGCTGCGAATGACAGGCTGACCAAACAGTTTGAAACCTCTTCCCTTAAAGGATTTGGCGTTCAGAATCTTACATACGGTGTTATTGCGGCAGGCGCTATCCTTTATTATCTTGATATCACTCAGCACGAGCAGCTCGGCCATATTACAAATCTTTCACGAATTGAGGAAAACAGATATGTCTGGCTCGATAAATTCACGATAAAGAATCTTGAGCTTTTCCATTCACCCTATGAGGGAGCAAGAACCCTGATTGATGTGATGGACCGTACGATATCTCCCATGGGTGGGCGACTGCTGAAACGATGGCTGGCTCTCCCTCTCAAGGATATGCAACCTGTAAATGAACGTCTCGATATTGTTCAATATCTTACAGAAAATCCGGCATCAAAAGATGAAATTGCCGCTCTTATCAGGCAGGTGGGCGATCTTGAAAGGCTTATTTCAAAGGTGGCTGTAAGCCGGATTAATCCAAGGGAGGTTGTTCAGCTTAAACGAGCTCTTTTCGCAATTGAACCGCTGAAAGAGATCTGTAATAACAGTGGATCTATTCCGCTTGTTAAACTGGCAGAACAGCTGAATCCATGTAAGCTGATTGCTGATAAGATTGAGAAGGAACTTAATAATGATCCGCCAGTACAGATAACAAAAGGCAATGCTATTGCTTCAGGAATTTCAGAGGAGCTGGATGAACTGCGTAAGATTCAGTACCACGGAAAGGAATATCTTGAAGATCTGCAGAAACGTGAAAGCGAGAGAACAGGAATTACCTCGCTCAAAGTCAGCTTTAATAATGTATTTGGCTATTACATTGAAGTAAGAAATACCCATAAAGATAAAGTGCCGCCTGAATGGATAAGGAAACAGACACTTGTAAGCGCAGAACGTTATATAACCGAAGAGCTTAAGGAATATGAAAGCAAGATACTTGGCGCTGAAGAAAAGATCATATCACTTGAAACGAGACTATTCAATGACATTGTGCTGGCGATACTTGAATATATTCCTCCTATCCAGCTGAACTCTTCACTTATTGCCCGTCTCGATTGCCTGCAGTCTTTTGCTGTGATTTCTTCAGAAAAAAATTATGTGAGGCCTCTTCTGAATGATACCAGGGTCCTCGACATAACAGAAGGCCGTCATCCGGTTATTGAAAAGCAATTGCCTACAGGTGAGTCCTATGTGCCGAATGATCTTGTTCTTGATACCGAAGATCAGCAGATAGTAATACTTACAGGTCCGAACATGTCGGGGAAATCTGCACTTCTCAGACAGACTGCCCTTATCGTTCTTATGGCTCAGACCGGGTGTTTTGTTCCGGCAAAAGCTGCAAAGATAGGTATGGTTGACAAAATCTTTACAAGGGTGGGAGCCTCCGATAATATCAGTCTCGGGGAATCGACTTTCATGGTTGAAATGAACGAGACAGCCAGTATTCTTAATAACCTCTCTGACCGCAGTCTTGTGCTTCTCGATGAAATAGGCAGGGGAACAAGCACATACGACGGCATCTCCATAGCATGGGCTATGGTTGAGTATCTTCATGAAAACAAGTTCAGGGCCAAGACCCTCTTTGCTACTCATTATCATGAACTTAATGAGATGGAAAATTCATTTTCAAGGGTAAAGAATTATAATGTTTCAATAAAAGAGCTTAATAATAAAGTGATTTTCCTCCGTAAGCTGAAGCGCGGAGGCAGTGAGCATAGTTTTGGTATTCATGTTGCCCGTATGGCGGGGATGCCA
- a CDS encoding saccharopine dehydrogenase NADP-binding domain-containing protein, with protein MKKVLILGAGLVVKPMVEYLLKNNIGLTIASPMKARADEMIMGNPNGSSVDWSMDDPETLERLVSEHDITVSLLPYKYHTDVAKICLHFHKSLVTTSYVQKEMIPLDEPARKAGVLFLNEIGLDPGIDHMSAMKIIDHIHNKGGKVEEFYSLCGALPAPESADNPMKYKFSWSPKGVVLASRNSALYLKNGKQVFIEPVNLFKDRFSYNFPGIGDLEVYPNRDSISYMDIYGIPETKTMYRGTFRFKGWCETLDAMKSLNMLDDTIRDYQGMTYSEFLAERGNVTTNDLKKNIAARLGLDEDSVALRSFEFLGLFSDEVLNYRSTSPFDITSDRMIKKMVLADNERDMVILQHVFLAEYNDGKKEVIKSSMLDFGSPSTNTSIARTVALPAAIAVRMILENKIQITGVHRPVVPQIYNPVLDELKTLGIEMKEEYGLLESEMICPPLGGLGGIKISNKNPL; from the coding sequence ATGAAGAAGGTACTTATTCTCGGAGCAGGACTGGTAGTTAAGCCGATGGTAGAATATCTGCTTAAAAATAATATTGGACTTACAATTGCCTCTCCTATGAAAGCGAGAGCTGATGAGATGATAATGGGCAATCCAAATGGCTCTTCTGTAGACTGGTCGATGGATGATCCTGAAACACTTGAGAGACTTGTTTCTGAGCATGATATCACTGTAAGTCTGTTGCCATATAAATACCATACCGATGTGGCAAAGATTTGTCTGCACTTTCATAAATCACTGGTAACAACTTCATATGTCCAGAAAGAAATGATCCCTCTTGATGAGCCGGCAAGGAAAGCCGGAGTACTGTTTCTGAATGAAATCGGGCTCGATCCGGGCATCGATCATATGTCGGCCATGAAGATTATCGATCATATCCATAATAAAGGCGGTAAGGTGGAAGAGTTCTATTCACTCTGCGGTGCCTTGCCGGCTCCGGAGTCTGCCGATAACCCTATGAAATATAAATTCTCCTGGAGCCCGAAAGGAGTAGTACTGGCCAGCCGAAACAGTGCTCTTTATCTTAAAAACGGGAAACAGGTTTTCATTGAACCGGTAAATCTGTTTAAAGACAGGTTCTCGTACAATTTTCCAGGGATAGGAGACCTTGAAGTTTATCCCAACAGGGACTCAATCAGTTATATGGATATATATGGCATCCCTGAAACAAAAACAATGTACCGCGGAACTTTCAGGTTTAAAGGCTGGTGCGAAACCCTCGATGCAATGAAAAGTCTTAACATGCTTGACGATACCATAAGAGATTACCAGGGAATGACATATTCTGAATTCCTTGCAGAGAGAGGCAATGTAACCACAAATGATCTTAAAAAGAATATAGCAGCCAGACTCGGACTTGATGAGGATTCGGTTGCTCTCAGATCGTTTGAATTCCTTGGTCTCTTCTCTGATGAAGTACTGAATTACAGATCGACATCTCCATTTGATATAACATCCGACAGGATGATAAAAAAAATGGTCCTGGCGGATAATGAACGCGATATGGTAATACTTCAGCATGTATTTCTGGCTGAATATAATGATGGGAAAAAGGAAGTGATCAAATCATCAATGCTCGATTTCGGATCTCCTTCAACAAATACCTCAATAGCAAGAACAGTTGCTCTGCCTGCTGCTATTGCCGTAAGGATGATTCTTGAGAACAAGATTCAGATAACCGGCGTGCACAGACCTGTAGTGCCTCAGATCTATAATCCTGTACTTGATGAATTAAAAACTCTTGGAATAGAAATGAAAGAGGAGTATGGGTTGCTGGAGAGTGAAATGATTTGCCCCCCTTTAGGGGGGTTGGGGGGCATTAAAATTTCAAATAAAAATCCTTTGTAA
- a CDS encoding methyltransferase, with amino-acid sequence MANSHFTFKEFTIFQEKAAFKVGTDGVLLGAVADAINRKYILDIGTGTGLITIMLAQRCEAEIVSIEPDYESFLQAEENVAKCKWRSRIKLINCDLQSFNPEERKFDLIVSNPPFFSDSLKNPDPRKSSARHNDSLSSADLLNGVAKLLNDGGIFQLIMPYVEGTIFIAEAQQYGLYCNKILKIKPLPTSDVRRLIMTFSRERLKLTEKILTIERGERHEFTDDYKALTKDFYLKF; translated from the coding sequence ATGGCCAACAGTCACTTCACCTTTAAAGAGTTTACAATATTTCAGGAAAAGGCTGCATTTAAAGTAGGCACCGATGGTGTTCTGCTTGGGGCAGTTGCTGATGCGATAAACAGGAAATACATACTTGATATTGGCACAGGAACCGGTTTGATAACAATTATGCTTGCCCAGAGATGTGAAGCTGAAATTGTTTCGATTGAACCTGATTATGAGTCTTTCCTTCAGGCTGAGGAAAATGTTGCCAAATGCAAATGGAGGAGCAGAATAAAACTAATAAACTGCGATCTCCAGTCTTTTAATCCGGAGGAGAGAAAATTTGACCTTATTGTATCCAATCCGCCTTTCTTCAGTGATTCTTTAAAAAATCCCGATCCGCGGAAATCTTCCGCCCGGCATAATGATTCCTTATCATCTGCCGATTTACTTAATGGTGTTGCCAAACTCCTTAATGATGGTGGCATTTTTCAGCTTATCATGCCATATGTTGAGGGCACAATATTTATAGCTGAAGCCCAGCAGTATGGACTATACTGTAATAAAATCTTAAAAATAAAGCCATTGCCCACATCTGATGTCAGGCGTTTAATAATGACATTTTCCAGGGAGCGACTCAAGCTGACTGAGAAGATTCTCACAATAGAACGTGGTGAGCGGCATGAATTTACAGATGATTATAAAGCACTTACAAAGGATTTTTATTTGAAATTTTAA